The Eurosta solidaginis isolate ZX-2024a chromosome 4, ASM4086904v1, whole genome shotgun sequence genome includes a window with the following:
- the LOC137248464 gene encoding putative gustatory receptor 39b yields MTFTNLTQNASHMSTVSAIIGQVNQTHSNEAKGDQQSTKIDIYLLICVLCAIYIHGLHWRNRIPGLMLTWIASTIIFTCQVGTNFIIIYEAMHKQTEHENFLTLLDEIEVSLKLRLNLNVQQMTLLKCFRFHIISHIVIAIIPHLLYVITSVWLNYTGYFLHGLWSILTLRIRIVQVLIYVRILRHYLECLCVKMRQIEVYRRAPQQRMLDVNYERLDSLECLFAVKDIYALLHRAFVLLNSFAGWSLFCTVTSYLFDTSANLYWTLLSFDGYVRRRYYNIAGVAVIAPLIIIILHLCYLLAFTRGPSAKRK; encoded by the exons ATGACTTTTACAAATTTGACTCAAAATGCATCGCACATGTCCACTGTCAGTGCAATTATTGGTCAAGTTAACCAAACTCATAGCAACGAAGCAAAAGGAGATCAACAAAGCA CAAAAATTGATATCTACCTTTTGATCTGCGTTCTCTGCGCCATCTATATTCATGGACTTCACTGGCGTAATCGTATACCAGGACTCATGCTTACGTGGATAGCATCCACTATCATATTTACATGTCAAGTTGGCacgaattttattattatatacgaAGCTATGCACAAACAAACGGAACATGAAAACTTTCTAACGTTACTCGACGAAATTGAAGTGTCTTTGAAGTTGCGTTTAAATTTGAACGTACAACAGATGACGCTGTTAAAGTGTTTTCGTTTTCATATAATTTCTCACATTGTCATTGCAATTATACCGCACTTACTCTATGTAATCACCTCAGTATGGTTGAATTATACAGGCTATTTTTTGCATGGGCTTTGGTCTATTCTTACTCTGCGTATACGCATCGTACAAGTGCTTATTTATGTACGTATTTTGCGTCACTATCTCGAGTGTTTATGCGTGAAAATGCGTCAAATTGAAGTATATCGTAGGGCGCCGCAACAGCGTATGTTGGATGTGAACTATGAAAGGTTGGATTCTCTCGAATGTTTGTTTGCTGTGAAAGATATTTATGCGCTGCTACATCGTGCTTTCGTTTTATTGAATAGCTTTGCTGGTTGGTCGCTATTTTGCACAGTTACTTCTTACTTATTTGATACGAGCGCAAATTTATATTGGACCCTCTTGTCGTTCGATGGTTATGTGAGACGACGTTATTATAATATTGCAGGAGTAGCTGTGATAGCACCACTCATCATTATAATTTTACATTTATGTTATTTACTAGcttttacccgcggcccgtccgcaaagagaaaatga